A stretch of Pelagicoccus enzymogenes DNA encodes these proteins:
- a CDS encoding rhamnogalacturonan acetylesterase: protein MTSPLHLLASHCLIALSLTTLQFSSAAPNATSPEQAEHHIPRLFIASDSTAAQTNKRPQYGWGEFLGEHFDPDRLEVVNLAKGGRSSRTFISEGWWAELLEQSKPRDWVIIQFGHNDATAIGASMFRGSLPGLGNESETLLNTKTGERETVRSFGSYLREMLRDAKAAKLHPILVSPTVRKSWQEGKIVRDAEGHGEWTRQIALQENVPYIDLNSRVTDILDALGPEKVETMYQGKTHFRAPGAQLHAATLALELANHLDIPIKQ, encoded by the coding sequence ATGACCTCCCCCCTACACCTCCTGGCAAGTCACTGCCTAATCGCTCTTTCCCTCACTACCCTACAATTCTCGTCCGCCGCCCCCAACGCAACCAGCCCCGAGCAAGCTGAGCACCACATCCCCCGACTCTTCATCGCTAGCGACTCCACTGCCGCCCAAACCAACAAACGCCCGCAATACGGTTGGGGAGAATTCTTAGGCGAACACTTCGATCCAGACCGACTCGAAGTCGTCAACCTCGCTAAAGGCGGACGCAGCAGCCGCACCTTCATTTCCGAAGGTTGGTGGGCTGAGCTCTTGGAGCAAAGCAAACCGAGAGACTGGGTCATCATCCAGTTCGGGCACAACGACGCCACCGCGATTGGAGCCTCTATGTTCAGAGGCTCCCTCCCAGGTCTAGGAAACGAATCCGAAACCTTGCTCAACACTAAAACCGGAGAGCGAGAAACCGTACGAAGCTTCGGCTCCTACCTTCGCGAAATGCTCCGCGACGCCAAAGCCGCGAAACTCCACCCAATCCTCGTTTCCCCAACCGTGCGCAAGTCGTGGCAAGAGGGAAAGATCGTACGTGATGCAGAAGGCCACGGAGAATGGACCCGACAAATTGCCCTCCAAGAGAACGTCCCTTACATCGACCTCAACAGTCGCGTCACCGACATCCTCGACGCCCTCGGCCCCGAAAAGGTCGAAACGATGTACCAAGGCAAAACCCATTTCCGCGCTCCCGGAGCACAACTTCACGCCGCCACCCTTGCCCTAGAACTCGCCAATCACCTAGACATACCAATCAAGCAATAG
- a CDS encoding glycoside hydrolase family 28 protein: MNPSPTSAFESNRLIALASLACLALLQGCAPSQEGADDSEKAFIGWDDLPQILEQIQAPTFPDRDFEITEYGAVADNATDIKPAIDQAIAAANEAGGGRVLIPAGDWFIAGPIHLKSNVNLHAAEGATINFSTEPKDYEPLVYTRFEGTEVMNYSPLIYAYEQENIAITGKGTFHGRASRDNWWSWSKDAREHINKARQMAEDGIPTTERVFGNNTGLRPVFVQPYKCKNILIEGVTFRDSPMWFVNPVLCENITVREMTVIGLGPNNDGCNPESSKNVLIEGCYFDTGDDCIAIKAGRDADGRNIGVPTENIIIRNCKMLEGHGGVVVGSEMSGGVRNVFAEDCVMDSPHLERALRIKSNTFRGGFVENIHFRNVTVSEVADAAFRINLYYWGQNGDHYPTVRNVSMENVVVEKAPRAFYFHGREELPIQDVLVKNCQFNNISQPSVITGIENLKFENVRINGQPKNQ; this comes from the coding sequence ATGAACCCATCTCCCACTTCTGCTTTCGAAAGCAATCGACTGATTGCCTTAGCTTCCCTCGCATGCCTCGCCCTGCTACAGGGCTGCGCGCCCAGCCAAGAAGGCGCCGACGACTCCGAAAAGGCCTTCATCGGCTGGGACGACCTGCCGCAAATCCTGGAGCAGATCCAGGCTCCCACATTCCCGGATAGGGATTTCGAGATTACGGAGTACGGAGCAGTGGCCGACAACGCGACCGATATTAAGCCCGCCATCGACCAAGCCATCGCGGCTGCCAACGAAGCCGGCGGAGGTCGCGTGCTGATACCAGCAGGCGATTGGTTCATCGCGGGCCCCATCCACCTCAAGAGCAACGTCAACCTGCATGCCGCAGAAGGCGCCACCATCAACTTCAGCACCGAACCCAAAGACTACGAGCCGCTGGTCTACACCCGTTTCGAAGGCACCGAGGTCATGAACTACTCCCCACTCATCTATGCCTACGAACAGGAAAACATAGCCATCACCGGCAAGGGCACCTTCCACGGCCGCGCTTCCCGCGACAACTGGTGGAGCTGGTCCAAGGACGCCCGCGAGCACATAAACAAAGCCCGCCAAATGGCTGAGGACGGAATCCCAACAACCGAACGCGTATTCGGAAACAATACCGGCCTGCGCCCCGTATTCGTTCAGCCATACAAGTGCAAAAACATCCTCATCGAAGGCGTTACCTTCCGAGACTCCCCCATGTGGTTCGTCAATCCCGTGCTCTGCGAGAACATCACCGTACGTGAAATGACCGTGATCGGCCTCGGCCCCAACAACGACGGCTGCAACCCCGAATCCAGCAAGAACGTGCTCATCGAGGGCTGCTACTTCGACACAGGCGACGACTGCATCGCCATCAAGGCTGGACGCGACGCCGACGGCCGCAACATCGGCGTGCCCACCGAAAACATAATCATCCGCAACTGCAAGATGCTGGAAGGGCACGGCGGCGTAGTGGTCGGCAGCGAGATGTCCGGAGGCGTGCGCAACGTCTTCGCGGAGGACTGCGTCATGGACAGCCCGCACCTCGAGCGCGCCTTGCGCATTAAGAGCAACACCTTCCGCGGAGGATTCGTGGAAAACATCCACTTCCGCAACGTCACCGTAAGCGAAGTCGCCGACGCCGCCTTTCGCATCAATCTATACTACTGGGGACAAAACGGCGACCACTACCCAACCGTACGCAACGTCAGCATGGAAAACGTTGTAGTTGAAAAAGCCCCACGGGCCTTCTACTTCCACGGCCGCGAGGAGCTGCCCATCCAGGACGTCCTCGTGAAGAACTGCCAATTCAACAACATTTCCCAGCCGAGCGTCATCACCGGTATCGAAAACCTGAAATTCGAAAACGTCCGCATTAACGGGCAACCGAAGAACCAGTAG
- a CDS encoding DUF4450 domain-containing protein, protein MLLALTLLAAASPFRSTTPESLGQQLRYEPDNGAFVAIHDHERFNRPLYGGNTAFRVDGGDIPEFVLYLPGRGGNVRFALQRGETTKWIHEAESVEPRYIPGSLAYLIEDPLLEGATLQLTALGRYHTESFLVEIECPNAPADLRILAVYGGLNGQRGQRDGDIGTEDVPISEWFQLKPEFCRDNVFTYSTLGQSYLLTAPKGRIQAFLSKDAQLQAVDAACWQDLQLLAQQASDSNAVRTDRPLLVSTNQLNGKPLYFSWEKLPNETDSQASFSPKQLPQRYAESQTIRQQRATQLEVHTPDPYFDAAVAALCIGADATWDEPQQAVMHGAIAWRRKLLGWRGPYAMDALGWHERSRAHLEYWSTRQDTSPIPDVIPGPDEDGNLARSEAALHSNGTLSRSHYDMNLVYFDAVFRHLRWTGDIEFGKKLWPVIERHLAWERRLFRREYEIDGEKLPLYEAYAAIWASDEMSYNGGGVAYTSAYNAFHNREAARLAALIGEDPQPFLDEAQAIEKAMRKLLWVENGDASYFAEYKDWLGLQRQHKAAGVWSIYHTIDSQIADPEEAYQMTRYVDQSIPHRLLSYPQLADSNPIWVFSSSHWFPYDWSVNNVVMGENIHTALAYWQAGRSEEAWSLTKGSLIASMFAGICPGNVGSMNFLDAYRGESQRDFADGSGVTSRAIVEGLFGVQPNLLEQNLTLRPGFPQDWESAQLKHSSIALNYQKTGDEVSLTVESQFPAETQLILQLPLHAIPGSIRLDGTKPSKLATLNQNGHGYHQAIFTPSQQNYTLSYTLPAKAAFTPPDFQYTPSVTVDAIDWSKTVPARLTAPVDLSGAFNAKVTEIFQQEYRSPRSPFVSLAIPKQGIGGWAGAYKRQYEVDDRGVRQTAADNEGKLNLPNQIPLTTPTEPESNNIAFVSLWDNYPNSITVPVKGDARRAYLLLAGSTNWMQSHIDNGVVVFHYTDGSFTELALHNPTTWWPIDQDYFVNDFQFQHPGPYPLRLDLATGTFRNYDPLSSADQAYAIEGGSATVLTHTLDPQKKLSHLELKALSTEVVIGLMALTLEK, encoded by the coding sequence ATGCTCCTTGCACTCACGCTCTTGGCCGCGGCATCACCCTTTCGTTCAACCACTCCCGAATCGCTTGGGCAGCAGCTCCGCTACGAACCGGACAACGGCGCTTTCGTCGCCATCCACGACCACGAGCGATTCAACCGCCCCCTCTACGGGGGAAACACCGCCTTTCGGGTCGACGGAGGAGACATCCCCGAATTCGTGCTCTACCTGCCAGGTCGCGGCGGCAATGTAAGGTTCGCGCTACAACGAGGCGAAACCACGAAATGGATACATGAAGCTGAATCCGTGGAACCCCGCTATATCCCCGGCTCGCTCGCCTACCTGATCGAAGATCCCCTATTGGAGGGAGCAACCCTGCAACTCACCGCCCTCGGTAGGTACCACACCGAAAGCTTCCTTGTCGAAATCGAATGCCCCAACGCGCCAGCCGATCTTCGCATCCTCGCCGTTTACGGCGGACTGAACGGGCAGCGGGGACAGCGCGACGGCGATATCGGCACCGAAGACGTCCCCATTAGCGAATGGTTCCAACTCAAGCCTGAGTTCTGTCGCGACAACGTATTCACTTACTCAACACTTGGTCAAAGCTACCTGCTCACCGCCCCTAAAGGCCGCATTCAAGCCTTCCTCTCAAAAGATGCCCAACTGCAAGCCGTCGACGCCGCTTGCTGGCAAGACCTGCAATTGCTTGCTCAACAGGCATCCGACTCCAACGCCGTCCGAACCGATCGCCCCCTTCTCGTATCCACAAACCAACTAAACGGAAAGCCGCTCTACTTCTCTTGGGAAAAGCTACCGAACGAGACCGATTCCCAAGCCAGCTTCTCCCCCAAGCAACTTCCCCAACGCTACGCCGAAAGCCAGACCATCCGCCAACAGCGAGCCACCCAACTCGAAGTCCACACCCCAGACCCCTATTTCGACGCGGCCGTGGCCGCACTTTGCATCGGGGCCGACGCGACCTGGGACGAGCCCCAGCAAGCCGTCATGCACGGAGCCATCGCCTGGCGCCGTAAACTCTTGGGCTGGCGCGGCCCCTACGCCATGGACGCCCTTGGCTGGCACGAACGCTCTCGCGCTCACCTCGAGTACTGGTCCACTCGCCAAGACACCTCCCCCATTCCCGACGTCATTCCAGGACCCGACGAAGACGGAAACCTCGCCCGCTCCGAAGCCGCCCTGCACAGCAACGGCACCCTGTCGCGCTCGCACTACGACATGAACCTGGTCTACTTCGACGCCGTCTTCCGCCACCTCCGCTGGACGGGCGACATCGAATTCGGAAAAAAACTCTGGCCGGTCATCGAACGTCACCTAGCCTGGGAACGACGCCTCTTCCGCCGCGAATACGAAATCGACGGCGAAAAGCTTCCCCTCTACGAAGCCTACGCCGCCATCTGGGCCAGCGACGAAATGAGCTACAATGGCGGAGGCGTCGCCTACACCTCCGCGTACAACGCCTTCCACAATCGCGAAGCTGCCCGCCTCGCCGCCCTGATCGGCGAAGACCCGCAACCTTTCCTCGACGAAGCGCAAGCCATCGAAAAAGCCATGCGAAAACTGCTTTGGGTCGAGAACGGCGACGCGTCCTACTTCGCCGAATACAAAGACTGGCTTGGCCTGCAACGCCAACACAAGGCGGCCGGCGTTTGGAGCATTTACCACACCATCGACAGCCAAATCGCCGATCCAGAAGAAGCGTATCAAATGACTCGATACGTCGACCAATCCATTCCACACCGTCTTCTCTCCTACCCCCAACTCGCCGACTCTAACCCCATCTGGGTTTTTTCCAGCTCCCACTGGTTCCCCTACGATTGGTCCGTCAACAACGTTGTCATGGGGGAAAACATACACACTGCCCTCGCCTATTGGCAAGCGGGTCGCTCCGAGGAAGCCTGGAGCCTCACCAAAGGTTCCCTCATCGCCAGTATGTTCGCCGGCATATGCCCGGGCAACGTTGGCTCCATGAACTTCCTCGACGCCTACCGCGGCGAATCCCAACGAGACTTCGCCGACGGCTCCGGAGTTACCTCCCGCGCCATCGTGGAAGGCCTCTTCGGCGTGCAACCGAACCTACTTGAGCAAAACCTCACCCTGCGCCCCGGCTTCCCACAGGATTGGGAATCTGCCCAACTTAAGCACAGCTCGATCGCCCTGAACTACCAAAAGACAGGCGACGAGGTAAGCCTCACCGTCGAATCCCAATTTCCAGCCGAAACCCAGCTCATCCTGCAGCTCCCGCTGCACGCGATCCCGGGCAGCATCCGCCTCGACGGAACTAAACCGAGCAAACTTGCTACGCTCAACCAAAACGGACACGGATACCATCAGGCTATCTTCACTCCCAGCCAACAAAACTACACCCTTAGCTACACCCTCCCCGCCAAAGCAGCCTTCACGCCTCCAGATTTCCAATACACGCCTTCCGTCACGGTGGATGCTATCGACTGGAGCAAGACCGTGCCAGCAAGGCTAACCGCTCCCGTCGACCTTAGCGGGGCCTTCAACGCCAAGGTGACCGAGATCTTCCAACAAGAGTATCGCAGCCCGCGATCCCCCTTCGTCTCCCTCGCCATCCCCAAGCAGGGCATCGGCGGTTGGGCCGGCGCCTACAAACGACAGTACGAAGTAGACGACCGCGGAGTTCGCCAAACCGCTGCCGACAACGAAGGCAAACTAAACCTGCCCAACCAAATTCCCCTCACTACTCCAACCGAGCCAGAGAGCAACAACATCGCCTTCGTCTCCCTCTGGGACAACTACCCAAACAGCATCACCGTACCTGTCAAAGGAGACGCCCGCAGGGCCTACCTCCTCCTGGCCGGTTCCACAAACTGGATGCAATCCCACATCGACAACGGCGTAGTTGTTTTTCACTACACCGACGGCAGTTTCACCGAGCTTGCCCTGCACAATCCCACCACTTGGTGGCCCATCGACCAAGATTACTTCGTCAACGACTTCCAGTTCCAGCATCCAGGTCCTTATCCGCTGCGGCTCGACCTCGCCACCGGAACGTTCCGTAACTACGACCCACTATCCAGCGCCGACCAAGCCTACGCGATTGAGGGTGGATCCGCCACCGTGCTCACCCACACCCTCGACCCGCAAAAGAAGCTCTCCCACTTGGAACTCAAGGCACTCTCCACCGAAGTCGTCATCGGCCTTATGGCCCTCACCTTGGAAAAATAA
- a CDS encoding DUF3826 domain-containing protein: protein MLDKRNIAILLLSALLGFSPASQAADTPTPAEKASSIIKPMRFMDTEQSERAIELTANYLKDIATISQQRSKELSAIGDAPDAAPEIHEQTADAWKKHRRLAIALRDAYVAQLNTLMVPGRVDRVKDGLTSDWYQLELQRFDRLAPDLTYPERAHIVGLLVEMRENAMLEVEPKLQLQWAHKYRGIINNYIAAQGYDFHALAKTYRETYGD from the coding sequence ATGCTCGATAAACGAAATATCGCCATACTCCTCCTATCCGCCTTGCTCGGCTTCTCGCCAGCAAGCCAAGCCGCCGATACTCCCACACCGGCGGAAAAGGCAAGCTCCATCATCAAGCCGATGCGTTTCATGGATACTGAGCAAAGCGAACGTGCCATCGAGTTGACCGCAAACTACCTCAAGGACATCGCTACGATCTCCCAGCAACGAAGCAAAGAACTTTCAGCAATCGGCGACGCGCCAGACGCCGCTCCGGAAATCCACGAACAAACTGCTGACGCCTGGAAAAAGCACCGACGCCTCGCGATCGCCCTGCGCGACGCCTACGTTGCCCAGCTCAACACCCTCATGGTCCCCGGCCGCGTCGACCGCGTCAAGGACGGCCTCACCAGTGACTGGTACCAGCTGGAGCTGCAACGCTTCGACCGCCTCGCTCCCGACCTCACGTATCCAGAACGCGCCCACATTGTCGGCCTGCTGGTAGAAATGCGCGAGAACGCGATGCTCGAGGTCGAGCCCAAGCTACAATTGCAATGGGCTCACAAGTACCGAGGCATCATTAACAACTACATCGCCGCCCAAGGCTACGACTTCCACGCCCTCGCCAAGACCTACAGAGAGACTTACGGAGACTAG
- a CDS encoding polysaccharide lyase produces the protein MKQKHPSLLQGPVGTISKQARAAAGAAMALTLAAWGGAASVTPEPGQIPPHPVRMEKIVPAFPGAWGGGMFTTGGRGGRAIAVTNLNDSGPGSLRAAIEAEGPRTVVFRVAGIIELESNLDIDNPDITIAGQSAPGDGICIKNHSLNINTRNVILRHLRVRRGDPEGGQGSDNIGGNPDSDIIVDHCSVSWGRDEGISLYRHMKLMPDGSRVKYPVKNLTIQWVVSSEGLGPGHEFGGTWGGEDSTFHHNLFACNTGRNPSIGMSGRFDYRNNVIYNWSHRTMDGGDETSEINAINNYYKAGPATNQNMRETIARVSPGVRNMYSPGSAWADGDWYPQAEKRPGKWYVAGNIVEGSDRVTADNWKGMQVDAELERLARVNTPFVGWPVRQETAAEAYESVLAKVGATLPRRDAVDTRVVNMVRNNEVMVRDGILRNPDEVGGYPEFTYSRKEVPADRDGDGMPDRWEKANGLDAKDAADGALDTDGDGYTNLEEFLNGTDPQEFIDYLNLGNNVDTIS, from the coding sequence ATGAAACAAAAACACCCCTCGTTACTCCAAGGCCCAGTTGGGACAATCTCAAAGCAAGCTCGCGCGGCGGCGGGAGCCGCCATGGCGCTCACTTTAGCCGCTTGGGGCGGCGCCGCTTCCGTTACGCCGGAGCCGGGGCAGATCCCTCCGCATCCGGTACGAATGGAGAAGATCGTTCCTGCCTTTCCGGGGGCATGGGGGGGAGGCATGTTTACCACCGGTGGGCGTGGAGGGCGCGCCATCGCGGTTACGAATCTCAATGACAGCGGACCTGGCAGCTTGCGAGCGGCTATCGAAGCGGAAGGTCCGCGCACGGTGGTCTTCCGCGTTGCGGGAATCATCGAGCTCGAATCGAACCTGGATATCGACAACCCCGACATCACGATTGCTGGCCAGTCAGCTCCGGGCGACGGCATCTGCATCAAGAACCACTCTTTGAACATTAACACTCGCAACGTGATCTTGCGTCACCTGCGGGTGCGTCGCGGCGACCCGGAGGGCGGCCAAGGCTCGGACAACATCGGGGGCAATCCCGATAGCGACATCATCGTGGACCACTGCTCGGTCAGCTGGGGGCGCGACGAAGGCATTTCCTTGTATCGCCACATGAAGCTGATGCCCGACGGTTCGCGAGTGAAGTATCCAGTGAAGAACCTAACGATCCAGTGGGTAGTTTCGAGCGAAGGTTTGGGCCCGGGGCACGAGTTTGGGGGAACTTGGGGCGGCGAGGACTCTACTTTCCACCACAACCTCTTTGCTTGTAATACGGGGCGTAATCCCTCGATTGGCATGTCGGGGCGTTTCGACTATCGCAACAACGTCATCTACAACTGGTCGCACCGCACCATGGACGGAGGTGACGAGACCTCCGAAATCAACGCCATCAACAACTATTACAAAGCGGGACCCGCTACGAATCAGAACATGCGGGAAACCATCGCTCGCGTCAGCCCGGGCGTTCGCAACATGTACTCTCCGGGAAGCGCATGGGCCGATGGAGATTGGTATCCTCAAGCGGAAAAGCGCCCCGGGAAGTGGTATGTGGCAGGTAACATCGTGGAAGGAAGCGATCGCGTTACCGCAGATAATTGGAAGGGCATGCAAGTGGATGCTGAGCTGGAGCGGCTAGCTAGGGTGAATACGCCCTTTGTAGGCTGGCCGGTGCGTCAGGAAACCGCCGCCGAGGCGTACGAATCCGTTTTGGCCAAGGTCGGCGCCACGCTTCCGCGTCGTGACGCAGTGGATACGCGAGTGGTTAACATGGTTCGCAATAACGAAGTTATGGTACGGGACGGAATTCTCCGCAATCCCGATGAAGTGGGAGGGTATCCAGAATTCACGTACTCAAGGAAGGAAGTTCCTGCCGACAGGGATGGCGATGGGATGCCGGATCGGTGGGAGAAAGCCAACGGACTCGATGCCAAAGATGCTGCGGACGGAGCGCTCGATACGGACGGAGACGGCTACACAAATCTGGAAGAGTTCCTCAACGGCACGGATCCACAGGAGTTTATCGACTACCTAAACCTCGGAAATAACGTCGATACGATCAGTTAA
- a CDS encoding rhamnogalacturonidase encodes MLLHKKLPISYFLFAFLTSTAFGSNGVLNVKDYGAQGDGIAIDSDAINAAIDAAAESGGGTVLLPAGDYLSYTLRLKSNTTLKIDAGATLIAAEPTSERGYDAPEPNPWNQYQDFGHSHFRNSLIWGEGLEGVSILGPGKIFGRGLSRGNGPHAAPYGSQPPPAIDGLLPDVLAADGDFEIPHRPDVVPGPFGHPNQRDTLAAGIANKAIALLNCRNVTMRDLSILHGGHFAIITTEVDNLTIDNLLIDTNRDGIDIDACQNVRISNTSVNSPWDDAICLKSSHALGRPRTTENVTITNCAVSGYDEGTLYDGTRKRTWKTRGGPHGRIKLGTEAGGGFRNITISNTTFDHCRGLAFEQVDGGVLEDITVSNITMRDVQNAPIFIRLGARLRNPDATGPGTVSRILIDNVTAWNVAPEHGIIIAGLSGHPIEDVVLSNLQFHYRGGGTAQQAQRVVPEYERDYPDPYNFGTMPSWGMFARHVKNLQLRGVEFRALSYDARPAILLEDVVGARFSDLQLSGDYHEKSWSMTDVSSFHARDASGLADGPQL; translated from the coding sequence ATGCTACTCCACAAAAAGCTCCCCATTTCCTACTTCCTCTTTGCTTTTCTCACTTCCACCGCATTCGGCTCGAATGGTGTCTTGAACGTCAAAGACTACGGAGCGCAGGGCGACGGTATCGCCATCGACAGCGACGCAATCAACGCGGCCATTGACGCCGCCGCTGAAAGCGGAGGCGGCACCGTGCTGCTGCCAGCGGGCGATTACCTGTCCTACACCCTCCGCCTCAAAAGTAATACCACTCTAAAGATCGACGCCGGAGCCACCTTGATCGCAGCCGAACCCACTTCTGAAAGAGGATACGATGCCCCCGAGCCCAATCCTTGGAATCAGTATCAGGATTTTGGACACTCCCACTTCCGCAATAGCCTCATCTGGGGCGAAGGCCTAGAAGGCGTATCGATCCTAGGCCCCGGTAAAATCTTCGGACGTGGACTGAGCCGCGGCAACGGTCCTCACGCTGCGCCCTACGGATCCCAGCCCCCACCCGCCATCGACGGACTTCTGCCCGACGTGCTGGCAGCCGACGGCGATTTCGAAATTCCCCATCGCCCTGACGTCGTTCCCGGTCCTTTCGGTCACCCGAACCAGCGCGACACTCTCGCCGCCGGAATCGCCAACAAGGCCATTGCCCTGCTAAACTGCCGCAACGTCACGATGCGTGACCTGAGCATTCTCCACGGTGGCCACTTCGCCATCATCACCACCGAAGTAGACAACCTCACCATCGACAATCTCCTCATCGACACCAATCGCGACGGCATCGACATCGACGCCTGCCAAAACGTCCGCATCTCAAACACTTCCGTCAACTCCCCCTGGGACGACGCCATCTGCCTCAAGTCCTCGCACGCTCTCGGCCGCCCTCGCACTACCGAAAACGTCACCATCACCAATTGCGCCGTCAGCGGCTACGACGAAGGCACCCTCTACGACGGCACCCGCAAACGCACTTGGAAAACGCGCGGCGGCCCGCACGGACGCATCAAGCTCGGCACCGAAGCAGGCGGCGGATTCAGGAATATCACGATTTCAAATACGACCTTCGACCACTGCCGCGGCCTTGCCTTCGAGCAGGTAGACGGCGGCGTGCTGGAAGATATCACCGTATCCAACATCACCATGCGGGACGTGCAAAACGCCCCTATATTCATTCGCCTCGGAGCCCGACTACGCAATCCCGACGCTACCGGACCGGGTACCGTATCCAGAATTCTTATCGACAACGTCACTGCTTGGAACGTCGCTCCCGAACATGGCATCATCATCGCCGGACTCTCAGGGCATCCCATCGAGGACGTCGTTCTCTCCAATTTACAATTTCACTACCGCGGCGGAGGCACTGCTCAGCAAGCCCAGCGAGTGGTTCCCGAATACGAACGCGACTATCCCGACCCTTATAATTTTGGCACCATGCCTTCCTGGGGCATGTTCGCCCGTCATGTGAAGAACCTCCAATTACGCGGCGTGGAGTTCCGGGCCCTCAGCTACGACGCCCGCCCCGCGATCCTGCTGGAAGACGTAGTAGGCGCCCGCTTCAGCGACCTTCAGCTTTCAGGTGACTACCATGAGAAATCTTGGTCTATGACCGACGTATCCAGTTTTCACGCACGCGACGCAAGCGGACTGGCAGATGGCCCTCAACTCTGA
- a CDS encoding Gfo/Idh/MocA family protein produces MNRRNFVKTSLYAGSLLGFPYVSSLSAKPGKSDRLNVAYVGVGGHGVHASQGNRTENTVGYCDVDERRAAETYSMFPDVPRFRDFRVMFDKLGNGIDAVGISTPDHTHFPIAMEAMQRGYHIYLEKPMAHTIEQIRILRAAAKKYGVTTQLGVHGHSFAGLRVLKEWLDAEVVGEVTDIHLWTNRPRESDFHTYEQDAPEEPIPDGVSWDLWLGPARYRPFNNIYLPKSWRGWWDFGNGPLGDIGAHMWDVLEFCFELGAPKTVSGINPRMSDVGTPRWCKVDYEYAAKAGRGPVKVRWYSGEKDGQPHLPENLPHWPEGDPLKESAGMYFVGTEGALYFPDMRAKSAPIVLPQERWKDFRRNLPPKTLPRIKGSHYSEFFSAIREGRRANADFEYGATLNEGVLVGNLALKTGKTIHWDSENMKAIGVPEADQYIRSPEPREGWKYTL; encoded by the coding sequence ATGAATAGAAGAAATTTTGTTAAGACCTCCCTCTATGCGGGCAGTTTGCTCGGTTTTCCCTACGTGTCCTCCTTGTCAGCCAAGCCTGGCAAGAGCGATCGCTTGAATGTGGCCTATGTGGGAGTCGGCGGCCATGGGGTGCATGCATCCCAAGGAAACCGCACCGAAAACACGGTTGGCTATTGCGATGTGGATGAGCGGCGCGCTGCGGAGACGTATTCAATGTTTCCTGACGTCCCTCGCTTTCGCGATTTCCGTGTGATGTTCGACAAGTTGGGAAATGGGATCGATGCGGTGGGTATTTCCACGCCAGACCACACTCATTTTCCAATCGCAATGGAGGCGATGCAGCGGGGATACCACATCTATTTGGAAAAGCCGATGGCTCACACTATCGAGCAGATCCGAATTCTGAGGGCCGCTGCAAAAAAGTACGGCGTGACCACCCAGCTCGGCGTGCACGGGCACAGTTTCGCGGGCTTGCGGGTGCTGAAGGAGTGGCTCGATGCGGAAGTGGTCGGGGAAGTGACTGACATTCACCTTTGGACGAACCGCCCGCGCGAAAGCGACTTTCACACTTACGAACAAGACGCGCCTGAAGAACCGATTCCGGATGGAGTCTCTTGGGATCTCTGGCTGGGACCAGCGAGGTATCGCCCTTTCAACAACATTTATCTTCCCAAGAGTTGGCGCGGATGGTGGGATTTCGGCAATGGTCCTTTGGGAGACATCGGAGCGCACATGTGGGACGTCTTAGAGTTCTGTTTCGAATTGGGAGCTCCGAAAACGGTGTCTGGAATCAATCCGCGCATGTCGGATGTCGGCACGCCGCGCTGGTGCAAAGTCGACTACGAGTACGCTGCCAAGGCGGGGCGTGGTCCTGTTAAGGTGCGTTGGTACAGCGGAGAAAAGGACGGGCAACCACACTTGCCGGAGAACCTGCCTCACTGGCCCGAGGGCGATCCCTTGAAGGAGAGCGCTGGTATGTATTTCGTGGGTACGGAGGGTGCTCTCTATTTTCCGGACATGCGGGCTAAGTCTGCCCCGATCGTTCTGCCACAGGAGCGTTGGAAGGATTTTCGTAGGAATCTCCCTCCGAAGACCTTGCCGCGTATCAAGGGCAGTCACTATTCGGAGTTTTTTTCTGCGATCCGAGAGGGTCGACGCGCCAACGCGGATTTCGAATATGGAGCCACTTTGAACGAGGGCGTTTTGGTCGGCAATCTCGCTCTCAAAACAGGAAAGACAATTCACTGGGACAGCGAAAACATGAAGGCGATCGGCGTACCGGAGGCGGACCAATACATTCGATCTCCCGAGCCGAGAGAAGGCTGGAAATATACGCTTTAG